A window of Cohnella herbarum contains these coding sequences:
- a CDS encoding penicillin-binding transpeptidase domain-containing protein, protein MTKRIKLRTLLTGGLFTLLFLGLIVRIYWVQVVKADFWTEQAMKTWMTSETIRQERGMLLDRDGKVLAADALAYTIAVNPKRIAELEQAHPEWKLTDRIVSKLHIVLGTSESDLREMVTSKKEDGTYRDQREIRPDGWKVDKPVKDRLDAFREELRKITETKNVGLIFVEEQKRTYPNDSLASHILGYEDKEGKAVYGLEKKLNNELSGSPGFIKYQKDGARTQLPNGEVEFKQAMDGKDVTLTIDLDIQFYIEEALRTAYATYKPKSITAIAADPDTMEILGMASLPDYNPNKYWEFASNQNAFRDNAIQSVYEPGSTFKIVTLAGAVEEGLFDPNEYYKSGSIKYSKKDKPVKDHNNGVGWGENGMITYLEGLQHSSNVAFVKLGYEKLGKERLVQYINDFGFGQKTGIELPNEVSVPYSLDYPSEVATATFGQGKVLVTPIQQVAAVAAVANGGKLLQPHIVKSISDPNTGAKTITEPKVVRQVISPETSRKVGDYLETVVSDQKNGTGRIAYTPGYRIAGKTGTAQKVTKNETGSGYSKDRYVVSFIGYAPVEKPKVVLYVVVDEPQVDNAGGGAVAGPIFKEIMTKSLMHLGIKPNLPIDDEASPTESAESGESAEKTATVPDVTGLTVTQAREQLKQRSFPIGVLGKGNKVLQQLPKGGSVLPSTQQIYLLTDAKPGNVPDLTGLSLRDALEMCSLLKVVATVEGEGYVTGQKAVKVDGKWILQLKLSPADQPAEPPGSSPPASPEG, encoded by the coding sequence ATGACGAAACGAATTAAATTGCGGACGTTGCTGACGGGAGGGTTATTTACCCTCCTGTTTCTTGGTTTGATCGTTCGAATCTATTGGGTTCAAGTTGTGAAGGCCGATTTCTGGACGGAACAGGCGATGAAGACGTGGATGACGAGCGAGACGATCCGGCAGGAGCGCGGGATGCTGCTCGATCGCGACGGCAAGGTGCTGGCCGCGGATGCCCTCGCCTATACAATCGCCGTTAATCCTAAGCGAATCGCGGAACTGGAACAAGCTCATCCCGAATGGAAGCTGACGGATCGTATCGTATCGAAGCTCCATATCGTGTTAGGCACGTCTGAGAGCGATCTGCGGGAAATGGTCACTTCCAAGAAGGAAGACGGTACGTACCGGGACCAACGGGAAATCCGCCCGGATGGCTGGAAGGTCGACAAACCCGTCAAAGATCGTCTTGATGCTTTCCGCGAGGAATTACGCAAAATCACGGAAACGAAAAACGTCGGTCTTATTTTCGTGGAAGAGCAGAAGCGCACCTATCCGAACGATTCTTTGGCTTCGCATATACTAGGTTACGAGGATAAGGAAGGTAAAGCGGTCTACGGCTTGGAGAAAAAACTCAATAACGAACTAAGCGGATCTCCCGGCTTCATCAAGTACCAGAAGGACGGGGCGAGAACGCAGCTGCCTAACGGCGAAGTGGAGTTCAAGCAAGCGATGGACGGCAAAGACGTCACGTTAACGATAGATTTGGACATTCAGTTCTATATCGAAGAAGCGCTGAGAACCGCATACGCAACCTACAAGCCGAAGAGCATAACGGCCATCGCGGCCGACCCCGATACGATGGAAATTCTCGGCATGGCCAGCTTGCCGGATTACAATCCGAACAAGTATTGGGAGTTCGCGTCCAACCAGAACGCTTTCCGGGACAACGCGATCCAGTCGGTGTACGAGCCCGGATCGACGTTTAAGATCGTGACGCTGGCCGGAGCGGTGGAGGAAGGTTTGTTCGATCCGAACGAATATTATAAATCGGGTTCGATTAAATACAGTAAGAAGGACAAGCCGGTTAAAGACCATAATAACGGCGTAGGTTGGGGCGAGAACGGAATGATCACGTATTTGGAAGGGTTGCAGCATTCCAGTAACGTGGCGTTCGTCAAGCTCGGATACGAGAAGTTGGGCAAGGAACGGCTCGTCCAATATATTAACGACTTCGGTTTCGGGCAGAAGACGGGCATCGAGTTGCCGAACGAGGTTTCTGTGCCGTATAGCCTGGATTATCCGTCCGAGGTAGCCACGGCGACTTTCGGACAAGGGAAAGTGTTGGTTACGCCGATCCAGCAGGTGGCCGCGGTCGCCGCGGTCGCGAACGGCGGCAAGCTGCTGCAGCCGCACATCGTAAAGTCGATAAGCGATCCGAATACCGGGGCAAAGACGATAACCGAGCCGAAAGTCGTTCGCCAAGTCATCTCTCCCGAAACGTCACGCAAAGTCGGCGATTACTTGGAAACCGTAGTCAGCGACCAGAAGAACGGGACCGGCCGGATCGCCTACACTCCCGGATACCGCATCGCCGGCAAAACCGGAACGGCGCAGAAGGTAACGAAGAATGAAACGGGTAGCGGGTATTCCAAGGATCGATATGTCGTTTCTTTTATCGGATACGCGCCCGTCGAGAAGCCTAAAGTCGTACTGTACGTCGTCGTGGACGAGCCGCAGGTGGATAATGCCGGGGGAGGCGCGGTCGCAGGTCCAATCTTCAAGGAAATCATGACCAAGTCGCTAATGCATCTCGGCATCAAGCCGAATTTGCCGATCGATGACGAAGCATCGCCAACGGAATCCGCTGAATCCGGCGAATCGGCCGAGAAAACGGCAACCGTGCCTGACGTGACGGGATTGACGGTCACGCAAGCCCGTGAGCAGTTGAAACAGCGTTCCTTCCCGATCGGCGTGCTTGGCAAGGGCAACAAGGTGCTGCAACAGTTGCCGAAAGGCGGCAGCGTGTTGCCGTCGACGCAACAAATCTACTTGCTTACGGATGCGAAGCCCGGTAACGTGCCCGATCTAACGGGGTTGTCGTTGCGCGATGCGCTGGAGATGTGTTCGCTGCTTAAGGTCGTCGCTACGGTAGAGGGCGAAGGGTACGTTACGGGGCAGAAAGCCGTTAAAGTCGATGGAAAATGGATTCTTCAATTAAAGTTATCTCCCGCGGATCAACCCGCCGAGCCGCCCGGTTCGTCCCCTCCGGCCTCGCCCGAAGGCTGA
- the ftsL gene encoding cell division protein FtsL has translation MAYYGNLALRPERVQEEKVQPARPPQRKQEPQRKQSPQQRSIPIGEKLLYLLTIGLVVFVAGFIIFRYAQIYQINGEIQATKKNYEQVIEQNKEQQREVERLNDPNRIQEVAIKELGMVKVGAGITASKDDQNAMAKKR, from the coding sequence ATGGCATATTACGGCAACTTGGCGCTTCGTCCGGAGCGCGTACAAGAAGAGAAGGTTCAGCCGGCAAGACCACCCCAGAGAAAACAAGAGCCGCAAAGAAAGCAATCCCCCCAACAGCGCTCGATTCCGATCGGAGAGAAGCTGCTTTATTTGCTGACGATTGGGTTAGTCGTGTTCGTCGCGGGCTTTATTATTTTCCGTTACGCGCAAATCTATCAAATTAACGGTGAGATTCAAGCGACTAAAAAGAATTACGAGCAAGTCATAGAGCAAAATAAAGAACAACAAAGAGAAGTCGAACGCCTAAACGATCCAAACCGAATTCAAGAAGTGGCAATAAAAGAACTAGGGATGGTCAAGGTTGGCGCGGGAATTACCGCTTCCAAAGACGATCAAAATGCTATGGCGAAGAAGCGCTGA
- the rsmH gene encoding 16S rRNA (cytosine(1402)-N(4))-methyltransferase RsmH: protein MFHHVTVLKEESVKGLNIRPDGIYVDCTLGGAGHSELIASQLGPQGRLIALDQDEAALANARMKLAAYGDIVTLVKSNFRYLKMALKQARVPEKDGIPQVDGILFDLGVSSPQLDEADRGFSYNLDAELDMRMDREQSLTAKEIVNEWEEREISNILRDYGEEKFARKIAANIVKAREKAPIDTTGQLAEIVKVSIPAATRRTGPHPAKRSFQALRIAVNDELGAFQEALDQAIDCLAPGGRVAVITFHSLEDRICKTTFAKEVASCSCPTDFPICVCGGGDGRLRLTPRKPIVPTEAELEINPRARSSRLRIAEKLVTNEIE from the coding sequence ATGTTTCACCACGTTACCGTATTGAAAGAGGAATCCGTAAAAGGCTTAAACATTCGTCCGGACGGCATTTATGTCGATTGTACCCTGGGCGGAGCGGGGCATAGCGAGCTAATCGCTTCCCAGCTCGGACCGCAAGGGAGATTGATCGCTCTGGATCAGGACGAAGCCGCCCTCGCCAATGCGCGCATGAAGCTCGCCGCTTACGGCGATATCGTAACGCTCGTGAAAAGCAACTTCCGGTACCTGAAGATGGCGCTGAAGCAAGCAAGGGTTCCGGAGAAAGACGGCATTCCGCAGGTCGACGGCATTTTGTTCGATCTAGGCGTCTCAAGCCCACAACTCGACGAAGCCGATCGCGGCTTCAGTTACAACCTTGACGCCGAGCTGGATATGCGAATGGATCGCGAACAATCGCTTACCGCGAAGGAAATCGTGAACGAGTGGGAAGAGCGAGAAATCTCCAACATTCTTCGGGATTACGGTGAAGAGAAGTTCGCCCGCAAGATCGCGGCCAATATCGTGAAAGCCAGAGAGAAGGCCCCGATCGATACGACGGGACAATTAGCCGAGATCGTCAAGGTATCCATCCCAGCGGCAACGCGCAGGACGGGACCGCATCCCGCCAAGCGTTCCTTTCAGGCATTGCGTATCGCCGTTAACGACGAGCTAGGAGCTTTCCAGGAAGCGCTGGATCAAGCGATCGATTGTTTGGCGCCCGGAGGCCGCGTCGCGGTAATCACCTTCCACTCGCTGGAGGATCGCATTTGCAAGACGACGTTCGCGAAGGAAGTCGCGAGCTGCAGTTGTCCGACGGATTTCCCGATATGCGTATGCGGCGGAGGAGACGGACGCTTAAGGCTGACGCCTCGCAAGCCGATCGTACCTACAGAAGCGGAATTGGAAATCAATCCGCGGGCGCGATCATCCAGATTAAGAATCGCAGAGAAACTCGTAACCAACGAGATCGAATAG
- the mraZ gene encoding division/cell wall cluster transcriptional repressor MraZ, giving the protein MFLGEFQHSIDDKGRIIIPAKFREALGTDFIVTRGLDNCLFVYPREEWAQLEQKIKTLPSMAANARAFSRLLFSGASECEWDKQGRVNVPNHLREYAKLDKDCTVIGVSSRVEIWDKATWEEYSKQSADSFNEIAEKLVDFDFNF; this is encoded by the coding sequence ATGTTTCTGGGGGAATTTCAGCACAGCATCGATGACAAGGGACGGATTATTATCCCGGCGAAATTCCGAGAAGCTCTCGGCACCGACTTTATCGTCACCCGCGGATTGGACAATTGTTTGTTCGTCTACCCTCGCGAAGAATGGGCCCAGCTCGAACAGAAGATCAAGACGCTGCCGTCTATGGCCGCAAATGCAAGAGCGTTCTCCAGGCTATTGTTTTCCGGCGCTTCCGAATGCGAATGGGATAAGCAGGGAAGGGTAAACGTACCTAACCATTTGCGCGAATACGCCAAGCTGGACAAAGATTGCACCGTTATCGGCGTATCCAGCAGAGTGGAGATCTGGGATAAAGCGACTTGGGAGGAATACTCCAAGCAGTCCGCCGACTCCTTCAATGAAATCGCCGAGAAGCTCGTCGATTTCGATTTTAACTTCTAA
- a CDS encoding DUF4349 domain-containing protein: MKGKREWGLRNGVLLLTAVLLLLMMTACSSNNKDSDSMAAVNEAAPAAMQSSSKLSVAFSGDAALLAEAEASSAPAAGESLTVNDQAAAGGGGIGPIADANAGFGRKVIYRADLVMKVKEFKVAEEQLLNLIHLGGAYVLQFSDSRNTNEVGATYVIKVPSEGFSPFLERLQKIKSLKFEREVQGNDVTEEFVDLDARLKAKQTVESRLLAFMDKATKTDDLVRFSNELANVQQEIEQIKGRIRFLDQNVAFSTINLRLYQTSGIEEIKEEKTDEEAGFGERISNALSGSAKALRVIGEGILVVIAALLPVLVVVAVIGIPVFLFVRKRNASRRVRSEERRRTLNRTDEPNGASTEAIDVGDADTATESGEEGQQPKDGSR; the protein is encoded by the coding sequence ATGAAGGGGAAACGAGAATGGGGCTTAAGGAACGGCGTGTTGCTACTCACGGCCGTTCTGCTGCTGTTAATGATGACGGCTTGCAGCAGTAACAACAAAGATAGCGATTCGATGGCTGCTGTGAACGAGGCGGCACCCGCGGCAATGCAGAGTTCGTCGAAACTGTCGGTCGCGTTCTCAGGAGATGCTGCCCTGTTGGCCGAAGCGGAAGCATCATCAGCTCCGGCCGCTGGCGAATCGTTAACGGTTAATGACCAAGCCGCAGCGGGAGGAGGAGGGATCGGCCCGATCGCGGACGCGAATGCGGGCTTCGGCCGTAAAGTCATTTACCGTGCCGACTTGGTCATGAAGGTCAAGGAATTCAAAGTCGCCGAAGAGCAACTGCTGAATTTAATTCATCTTGGCGGGGCGTATGTGTTGCAGTTTTCCGATAGCCGCAATACGAACGAGGTCGGCGCCACTTACGTCATTAAAGTTCCTTCCGAAGGCTTCTCCCCTTTCTTGGAAAGATTGCAGAAAATCAAAAGCCTGAAATTCGAACGCGAAGTGCAGGGCAACGACGTGACGGAAGAGTTCGTCGATCTTGACGCCCGTTTGAAAGCGAAGCAAACGGTGGAATCCAGGTTGCTGGCTTTCATGGACAAAGCGACGAAAACCGACGATCTCGTTCGTTTCTCCAATGAGCTGGCCAACGTACAGCAGGAAATCGAACAAATCAAAGGGAGAATACGTTTCCTGGATCAGAACGTCGCTTTCTCCACGATCAACCTTCGGCTCTATCAAACTTCCGGAATCGAAGAGATCAAGGAAGAGAAGACGGACGAGGAGGCGGGATTCGGAGAACGGATTTCGAACGCATTGTCGGGTAGCGCGAAGGCGCTGCGGGTTATCGGCGAAGGAATACTCGTCGTCATTGCCGCGTTGCTCCCGGTTCTCGTCGTCGTAGCCGTCATTGGAATTCCCGTTTTCTTGTTCGTCCGCAAACGCAACGCGAGCAGACGCGTCCGCTCGGAGGAGAGAAGGAGAACTTTGAACAGAACCGATGAACCGAACGGAGCTTCAACGGAAGCGATCGATGTCGGGGACGCGGATACCGCAACCGAGTCAGGGGAGGAAGGGCAACAACCGAAGGACGGGAGTCGTTAA
- a CDS encoding antibiotic biosynthesis monooxygenase encodes MIIVTNTIQAKPGYGNVIRERFKSPKNVHTFPGFVRMELLQTQGIEEYDEFQVCTTWDNKEAFDAWVQSDSFKQAHAARRENGNGDQVIGNKITLHEVIVSHLPALPAEN; translated from the coding sequence ATGATCATCGTAACGAATACGATCCAAGCTAAGCCGGGTTACGGTAACGTCATACGGGAAAGATTCAAGTCTCCGAAAAACGTTCACACCTTTCCAGGTTTCGTGAGAATGGAACTGTTGCAAACGCAAGGAATAGAGGAATACGATGAATTCCAGGTTTGCACGACTTGGGACAACAAAGAGGCATTCGATGCTTGGGTGCAAAGCGATTCCTTTAAGCAAGCCCATGCGGCCCGCCGGGAAAACGGGAACGGCGATCAGGTGATCGGAAACAAAATCACTTTGCACGAAGTCATCGTTTCCCATCTTCCCGCGCTTCCCGCAGAAAACTAA
- a CDS encoding ABC transporter ATP-binding protein, which yields MKSALNAEGISFGYQDRNIVEDIGIHFRQGEIASIVGPNGSGKSTVLRLMTRLVQPRSGVVFLEGEAIARMKTRKIAQMLTMLPQTQDHNLDLTVRDLVKQGRHPHLKWYEECRNEHEDIVDWALEMTHLTEMQYRSLFTLSGGERQRAWIAMAVAQTPHTLLLDEPTTYLDVAHQLEVMELLQHLNRTQGITIVMVLHDLNQAARYSDRIIAMKDGAVVSDGAPHEVYVPAFFSQVFGIEAKIYEDDGKPVYTPRGLAKAKVKEESGNDVGIAKAAGGN from the coding sequence TTGAAGAGCGCCTTAAACGCGGAAGGGATTTCTTTCGGCTATCAGGACCGAAACATCGTCGAGGACATCGGAATTCATTTTCGTCAGGGAGAAATAGCAAGCATCGTCGGGCCTAACGGTTCGGGTAAATCGACCGTACTGCGGCTGATGACGAGATTGGTACAACCGCGAAGCGGGGTCGTGTTCTTGGAAGGGGAAGCGATCGCCCGAATGAAAACGCGCAAGATCGCCCAGATGCTAACGATGCTGCCGCAGACGCAGGACCACAATCTGGATCTAACGGTGCGGGATCTGGTTAAGCAAGGCCGCCACCCTCATTTGAAGTGGTACGAGGAATGCCGGAACGAGCACGAGGACATAGTGGATTGGGCGCTCGAAATGACCCATTTGACCGAGATGCAATATCGCTCTTTATTCACATTGTCCGGCGGCGAAAGACAAAGGGCATGGATCGCGATGGCCGTTGCGCAAACCCCGCATACATTGCTGCTGGATGAACCGACGACGTATTTGGATGTTGCCCATCAGCTTGAAGTCATGGAATTGTTGCAGCATCTGAATCGAACGCAAGGCATTACGATCGTCATGGTGCTCCATGATCTGAATCAAGCGGCCCGTTACAGCGATCGAATCATCGCGATGAAGGATGGCGCCGTCGTTAGCGACGGTGCTCCGCATGAAGTCTACGTGCCGGCTTTCTTCTCTCAGGTATTCGGAATCGAAGCGAAGATTTACGAGGATGATGGGAAGCCGGTCTATACCCCGCGGGGCTTAGCTAAAGCGAAAGTAAAGGAGGAATCAGGCAATGACGTTGGAATCGCGAAAGCCGCTGGTGGCAATTGA
- a CDS encoding FecCD family ABC transporter permease: MSLSKPLRKDPRTRRRILLFVMFIALVILSILYGLTVGAISIPAKEVWTSLFSNTENEFRQIVWNLRLPRVLTGLLVGICLAISGAFLQGVFRNPLADPGIIGVSAGAGLAAVSIMILFPEQMSLVPLAAFLGALAAAAIIYALAWNKGAPTGRMILAGVAVNSLLGAGMTTVMLLNSEKVQAVLPWLAGSLNGKSWPHFDTIAPYACIGILLSLFLIKHANVLILGDEVAKLLGNRVERSRMLVILMSTFMAGIAISVSGLIGFVGLVVPHIVRMLVGNDYKYFLPLSALGGGALVVAADTSARAWFDPIEFPVGVLLALLGAPFFLYLLKRGLKV; encoded by the coding sequence ATGAGCTTATCAAAACCATTGAGGAAAGATCCTCGAACCAGAAGAAGAATCCTGTTATTCGTAATGTTCATCGCATTAGTGATTCTCTCCATTCTGTACGGTTTAACGGTCGGTGCCATTTCCATACCGGCTAAGGAAGTATGGACGTCGCTATTCTCGAATACGGAAAACGAGTTTCGTCAAATCGTATGGAATTTGCGACTTCCGCGAGTGCTTACCGGATTACTCGTCGGGATATGCTTAGCCATCTCGGGTGCGTTTCTCCAAGGAGTATTCCGTAATCCGTTGGCTGATCCGGGGATTATCGGCGTGTCCGCCGGAGCCGGACTGGCCGCGGTTTCGATTATGATCTTATTCCCCGAACAGATGTCGCTCGTGCCGTTGGCGGCATTCTTGGGAGCTTTAGCGGCCGCCGCGATCATTTACGCGCTGGCATGGAATAAGGGGGCGCCGACCGGACGGATGATTCTGGCCGGCGTCGCCGTTAACTCCTTGCTCGGCGCGGGAATGACGACGGTCATGCTGCTGAACAGCGAGAAGGTGCAAGCCGTTCTGCCGTGGCTCGCAGGAAGCTTGAACGGCAAAAGCTGGCCGCACTTCGATACTATCGCTCCCTACGCGTGCATCGGAATACTGCTATCGTTATTTCTGATCAAGCATGCTAACGTTCTGATTCTGGGAGATGAAGTCGCGAAATTGCTCGGTAACCGTGTGGAAAGAAGCCGGATGCTTGTCATTCTCATGTCTACGTTCATGGCGGGCATCGCGATCAGCGTTTCCGGATTGATAGGTTTCGTCGGTCTGGTCGTGCCTCATATCGTGCGAATGCTCGTCGGTAACGACTACAAGTATTTCCTGCCTCTGTCCGCCCTCGGAGGAGGAGCGCTCGTCGTAGCCGCGGATACTTCGGCAAGGGCGTGGTTCGATCCGATCGAATTTCCCGTCGGCGTATTGCTGGCTTTGCTCGGAGCGCCGTTTTTCCTCTATTTATTGAAAAGGGGGCTTAAAGTTTGA
- a CDS encoding ABC transporter substrate-binding protein — protein MYRKKLWTGILSAVILWGAAGLAQPAEAASNNAIKVVVDGKEISLSTAPQIVKGRLMVPYSNVVTGMGGKVSWDAKTKTVKAVKDKNTVTYTVGSATAYINDQKKQLESAPVSINNTTFVPLRALAQSFGMWVKWDNAKKQVTIASKLTVQTKTGPLTLNKVPERIATLSSSDTEIVAALGGNIVGRSTALGKVYPPEAALIPEIGSAHGINFETLATLKADLVIGSPSLQPQTATLEKLGAKVLLNSHNDFKEIQNSIRLYGEVLGKEEEAAKLIKRMDEQLKQITASQPAKKPKALILYGATGSFVVALPSSYPGNFLDLAGGENVAAKFPKMDTMPQYAEFSMERIVAADPDVIYLITHGDPAEVKASFKKELESNPAWKNLGAVKSDQFEVLPNDLFAANPGLRAPEAITALNKLLLQAK, from the coding sequence ATGTATCGTAAAAAGTTGTGGACCGGAATATTATCGGCAGTCATCCTGTGGGGTGCCGCCGGATTAGCGCAACCCGCGGAAGCGGCATCGAATAACGCAATCAAGGTGGTCGTGGACGGTAAAGAAATCTCATTGTCGACCGCGCCTCAAATCGTAAAAGGCCGCTTGATGGTGCCTTATAGTAACGTCGTAACCGGCATGGGCGGCAAAGTGAGCTGGGATGCCAAGACGAAAACGGTAAAAGCGGTGAAAGACAAGAATACGGTAACCTATACTGTCGGATCTGCGACGGCATACATAAACGATCAGAAAAAACAGCTTGAATCCGCCCCTGTCAGCATCAACAACACGACATTCGTTCCGCTTCGCGCCCTGGCTCAGTCTTTCGGAATGTGGGTGAAATGGGATAACGCGAAAAAACAAGTCACAATCGCCAGCAAACTGACCGTGCAAACGAAAACGGGTCCCCTTACGCTAAACAAAGTTCCCGAACGCATCGCGACTTTATCCTCGTCGGATACGGAGATCGTGGCCGCCCTCGGCGGAAACATCGTCGGAAGGTCTACCGCGCTGGGCAAAGTTTATCCGCCGGAAGCCGCCTTGATACCGGAGATCGGCAGCGCGCATGGAATCAACTTCGAGACGCTGGCTACGTTAAAAGCGGACCTCGTTATCGGAAGCCCGTCCTTGCAGCCGCAAACTGCAACGCTCGAGAAGCTGGGAGCTAAAGTGTTATTGAACTCGCATAACGATTTCAAAGAAATCCAAAACTCCATTCGGCTTTATGGCGAAGTGCTCGGGAAAGAGGAAGAAGCAGCTAAGTTGATTAAACGAATGGACGAACAGCTGAAGCAAATTACGGCTAGCCAACCCGCGAAGAAACCTAAAGCGTTAATCCTCTATGGAGCAACGGGCAGCTTCGTGGTCGCCCTTCCGTCGAGTTACCCGGGCAACTTCCTTGATCTGGCCGGCGGAGAAAACGTAGCGGCTAAATTTCCGAAGATGGATACGATGCCGCAGTACGCCGAGTTTAGTATGGAAAGAATCGTGGCAGCCGACCCCGACGTGATCTACTTGATCACTCACGGCGATCCAGCGGAAGTAAAAGCAAGCTTCAAGAAGGAGCTGGAGAGCAATCCGGCATGGAAAAACCTCGGCGCCGTGAAGTCGGATCAGTTCGAGGTGCTGCCGAATGACTTGTTCGCGGCAAATCCGGGATTGCGGGCTCCCGAAGCGATTACGGCGCTGAACAAATTGCTTCTGCAGGCGAAATAA
- a CDS encoding adenosylhomocysteinase: MKTALTSIVRDPSLAPEGKLKIDWVQAHMPVLNQIRKEFERDQPFKGLRVAISLHLEAKTAYLAKVVQAGGAEVVITGSNPLSTQDDVCAALVEDGIAVYAKYNPDPQEYKDLMVKTLETKPDLIIDDGGDLVSILHSERQDLLAQVRGGAEETTTGILRLKAMEKDGSLKFPMVAVNDAYCKYLFDNRYGTGQSVWDGINRTTNLVVAGKTVVVNGYGWCGKGVAMRAKGLGANVVVTEVDAIRAVEAYMDGFTVMSMEEAAKVGEFFVTVTGNKDVIRGEHIANMKDGAILSNAGHFDIEVNLVELAELSVSKRVVRRNIEEYVLKDGRKIYVLAEGRLVNLAAGDGHPAEIMDMTFALQAIALRHVNENYESIGSKVVNVPYELDELVARTKLESLGIKIDTLSEEQKAYLDSWASH; encoded by the coding sequence ATGAAAACGGCTTTAACAAGCATCGTACGCGATCCATCTTTGGCACCGGAAGGCAAGTTGAAAATCGATTGGGTACAAGCCCATATGCCCGTTTTGAACCAAATTCGTAAAGAGTTCGAACGCGATCAGCCGTTTAAGGGACTGCGCGTCGCGATTTCCTTGCACTTGGAAGCCAAAACGGCGTACTTAGCCAAAGTCGTTCAAGCGGGCGGCGCGGAAGTCGTTATCACGGGCAGTAATCCATTGTCTACGCAAGACGATGTCTGCGCGGCGCTCGTCGAAGACGGAATCGCGGTTTACGCGAAATATAATCCGGATCCGCAAGAATATAAGGATCTGATGGTCAAAACATTGGAAACGAAGCCGGATCTGATCATCGACGACGGCGGAGACCTGGTATCCATCCTTCACTCGGAACGCCAAGATTTGCTCGCGCAAGTCCGCGGCGGGGCGGAAGAGACAACGACGGGTATTTTGCGCTTGAAAGCAATGGAGAAAGACGGCTCGTTGAAGTTCCCGATGGTTGCCGTTAACGATGCGTATTGCAAATATTTGTTCGATAACCGTTATGGCACGGGCCAATCGGTATGGGATGGCATTAATCGTACGACGAACCTTGTCGTTGCGGGTAAGACTGTAGTCGTTAATGGATACGGCTGGTGCGGTAAGGGCGTGGCGATGCGCGCGAAAGGATTAGGCGCAAACGTCGTCGTAACCGAAGTCGACGCCATCCGCGCCGTAGAAGCATACATGGACGGGTTTACCGTGATGTCGATGGAAGAAGCGGCGAAAGTCGGAGAGTTCTTCGTTACGGTAACGGGCAACAAGGACGTCATTCGCGGCGAACATATCGCGAACATGAAGGACGGGGCGATCCTGTCCAATGCCGGACATTTCGATATCGAAGTGAACCTCGTGGAGCTTGCGGAACTATCGGTATCCAAACGCGTCGTACGCCGCAATATCGAAGAATACGTCCTGAAGGACGGACGTAAAATTTATGTGCTTGCGGAAGGTCGCTTAGTGAACCTTGCGGCCGGAGATGGACATCCTGCGGAAATCATGGATATGACTTTCGCGTTGCAGGCGATCGCTTTGCGCCATGTGAACGAGAACTACGAGAGCATCGGCAGCAAGGTCGTTAACGTACCTTACGAGCTGGATGAGCTTGTTGCCCGTACGAAGCTGGAATCGCTTGGGATCAAGATCGATACGCTATCGGAAGAACAGAAAGCCTACTTGGACAGCTGGGCATCCCACTAA